TCCGGGCGAGGGTCGCCTCCACGGTCAGGAGCCCACTCTCGCCGGCGTGTCGCACGACGCTCAGCAGTGTCTCCATGCTGGACACTTCTTCCAGTTGTTCGGTGACAAACCACTGGAGGAAGTTCTGGGTGGTGTGATCGCTCTCTTGAAGTGCCAGATCCACTAAGATGTTGATGTGCTTGGTGACGGTCAACTCCCACTCGAGG
The nucleotide sequence above comes from bacterium. Encoded proteins:
- a CDS encoding ferritin-like domain-containing protein — encoded protein: LEWELTVTKHINILVDLALQESDHTTQNFLQWFVTEQLEEVSSMETLLSVVRHAGESGLLTVEATLARKSNAENP